Proteins from a single region of Streptomyces spinoverrucosus:
- a CDS encoding acyl-CoA dehydrogenase family protein has product MEPHSSEPAERFRASVQAFVADLVPPDWRGIGALDPLERETFQEDTRAALAGRGWVAPAWPREYGGAGLGPTELAVLIEELTAAGIPFGSDNDEFGITMLGNTMLRWSDPSLLRRFLPRIASGEYVFAQGFSEPGAGSDLASLSLRAERSGDQWVLNGQKLWSSGAHKANWAFVLARTNPDAPAHRGISMLLVPWTNPASTSARSATSPARRTSTRSSSTTRRPNSA; this is encoded by the coding sequence GTGGAACCGCACAGCAGCGAACCGGCCGAGCGCTTCCGCGCTTCGGTCCAGGCGTTCGTGGCGGACCTGGTCCCGCCGGACTGGCGGGGCATCGGCGCCCTCGACCCGCTCGAGCGCGAGACGTTCCAGGAGGACACACGGGCCGCGCTCGCCGGGCGCGGCTGGGTTGCCCCGGCATGGCCCCGGGAGTACGGCGGCGCCGGCCTCGGGCCGACCGAACTGGCTGTCCTCATCGAGGAGTTGACCGCTGCCGGGATTCCGTTCGGCTCGGACAACGACGAGTTCGGCATCACCATGCTGGGCAACACCATGCTGCGCTGGAGCGACCCGAGCCTGCTGCGCCGGTTTCTGCCAAGGATCGCCTCCGGCGAGTACGTCTTCGCGCAGGGCTTCTCCGAGCCGGGCGCCGGCTCGGACCTGGCCTCGCTGTCCCTGCGGGCCGAGCGGTCCGGCGACCAGTGGGTACTGAACGGGCAGAAGCTGTGGTCGTCCGGCGCACACAAGGCGAACTGGGCGTTCGTCCTGGCCCGGACCAACCCCGACGCCCCGGCGCACCGCGGCATCAGCATGCTCCTGGTCCCTTGGACCAACCCGGCATCGACATCCGCCCGATCCGCAACCTCACCGGCGAGGCGGACTTCAACGAGATCTTCTTCGACGACGCGACGACCGAACTCGGCCTGA
- a CDS encoding acyl-CoA dehydrogenase family protein, giving the protein MRFTPTDEQLELGQTAKRLLAAHARRNALPPPWGAIPQTLSRELWASLADLGLLGLGVPEELGGSGGGVADLCVLAERMGSALPTLPFAATATVAAVLVEHADSPGARAALADVMGGSAVAVPAWETFPADMVPGRRAGSLTLNGAAADGVLAAVPFGLDAELLLVFADEGDAPARAAFVELAEPATARTSVESLDVTEPMASLRLTGAPAVPLGPLGAHTVARLLTVLAAELIGTGRRALEGAVEYAGQRRQFGRPIGSFQAIKHVLADRAVQLDAAWMLVQGAAQAVDSERADAEVAARTALAAAADAVESVTADALQTHGGIGFTWEHPSHVLLRRARARRSLLGPSAHRLDVLADRLLGSA; this is encoded by the coding sequence ATGCGCTTCACACCGACCGACGAACAGCTCGAACTGGGCCAAACCGCCAAGCGGTTGCTCGCCGCCCATGCCCGCAGGAATGCCCTGCCTCCGCCCTGGGGCGCCATCCCCCAGACCCTCAGCCGTGAGTTGTGGGCCTCGCTCGCCGACCTCGGGCTGCTCGGCCTGGGCGTGCCCGAGGAACTGGGTGGCTCGGGTGGCGGTGTCGCGGACCTGTGTGTCCTGGCCGAGCGGATGGGATCGGCCTTGCCGACCCTCCCGTTCGCCGCCACCGCGACCGTCGCCGCGGTGCTGGTCGAGCACGCCGACAGTCCGGGCGCGCGGGCCGCGCTGGCCGACGTCATGGGCGGCTCCGCCGTCGCCGTACCGGCCTGGGAGACCTTCCCCGCCGACATGGTGCCCGGCCGGCGAGCGGGATCGCTGACGTTGAACGGCGCGGCGGCGGACGGCGTACTGGCAGCGGTGCCGTTCGGCCTCGACGCCGAACTGTTGCTGGTCTTCGCCGACGAGGGCGACGCCCCGGCGCGGGCGGCCTTCGTGGAACTCGCCGAACCGGCCACCGCACGGACCTCCGTGGAGTCGCTGGACGTCACCGAGCCGATGGCGAGCCTGCGGCTGACCGGTGCGCCCGCCGTACCCCTTGGACCGCTCGGCGCGCATACGGTCGCCCGCTTGCTCACCGTGCTGGCAGCCGAGCTCATCGGCACCGGGCGACGCGCGCTGGAGGGCGCCGTTGAGTATGCCGGGCAGCGGCGGCAGTTCGGTCGGCCGATCGGATCGTTCCAGGCCATCAAGCACGTCCTCGCGGACCGGGCTGTCCAGCTCGACGCCGCCTGGATGCTGGTCCAGGGGGCGGCCCAGGCCGTCGACAGCGAGCGCGCCGACGCCGAGGTGGCGGCTCGTACCGCGCTCGCGGCGGCGGCCGACGCGGTCGAGTCCGTGACGGCCGACGCCCTGCAGACCCATGGGGGCATCGGCTTCACCTGGGAGCACCCGTCCCACGTACTGCTCAGGCGGGCCCGTGCGCGGCGCTCGCTTCTCGGCCCCTCGGCCCACCGGCTCGACGTACTCGCCGACCGTCTCCTCGGGTCGGCGTAA
- a CDS encoding SRPBCC family protein, giving the protein MEWTGARYADKPTVEVPIWIAAPPERVWGLVTDIELMPRMSAELQSVEWLDGGTGPAPGARFVGRSKHEAFGEWATTSHVVEYEPPRVFAWAVEDPEQPSAIWRFTLDPKDGGTLLRQWMQLGPGRSGLSFAIDRMPEKEQKIVFVRMREFESNIGVTLTAIKKLAEESGKASV; this is encoded by the coding sequence ATGGAGTGGACAGGCGCGCGCTACGCGGACAAGCCGACGGTCGAGGTGCCGATCTGGATCGCCGCCCCGCCGGAACGGGTGTGGGGGCTGGTGACCGACATCGAGCTGATGCCGCGCATGAGCGCGGAGTTGCAGTCGGTGGAGTGGCTGGACGGGGGAACAGGACCCGCGCCAGGGGCCCGCTTCGTGGGCCGGAGCAAGCACGAGGCGTTCGGTGAGTGGGCCACCACCTCCCACGTTGTGGAGTACGAGCCGCCCAGGGTGTTCGCCTGGGCGGTCGAGGACCCCGAGCAGCCGTCGGCGATCTGGCGATTCACCCTCGACCCCAAGGACGGCGGGACGCTGTTGCGGCAGTGGATGCAGCTGGGTCCGGGCCGCTCCGGTCTCTCCTTCGCCATCGACCGCATGCCGGAGAAGGAACAGAAGATCGTCTTCGTGCGGATGAGGGAGTTCGAGAGCAACATCGGCGTCACCCTCACAGCAATCAAGAAGCTTGCGGAAGAGTCCGGAAAGGCGAGTGTGTGA
- a CDS encoding LLM class flavin-dependent oxidoreductase, which yields MRTSTTIEASGGSWPETVDFVTEAEKLGLDICWVAEAWGSEAPSPLGYLAARTERMLLGSGIIQLATRTPMAIARAAITLSQISQGRFLLGLGPSGPQVIEGLHGVPFGRPLSRMRETVEIVRQAVAGEKVSYAGREFRIPLPGGDAKPMRLSMRAEHDIPVYLATLSPKMLHLTGEVADGWLGTSFVPEGAKEAYFDHLDAGLTASGRSRADFDICQGAEVAFAEDEDALRAMVAGRKKELAFSLGGMGSTSTNFYNNAYSRQGWADVAAEVRMRWQAGDRDGAADLVTDEMVLGTTLIGTEDMVRDRLRVWRDAGVDTVRFYPAGETLDARLTTLGRALDLVRDMEREPGR from the coding sequence ATGCGTACGTCGACCACGATCGAGGCATCCGGGGGCAGTTGGCCGGAGACGGTGGACTTCGTCACCGAGGCGGAGAAGCTGGGCCTGGACATCTGCTGGGTGGCGGAGGCCTGGGGCTCCGAGGCGCCTTCGCCGCTGGGGTATCTCGCCGCGCGGACGGAGCGCATGCTGCTCGGCTCCGGGATCATCCAGCTCGCCACGCGCACGCCGATGGCCATCGCCCGAGCGGCGATCACCCTGTCGCAGATCTCCCAGGGGCGCTTCCTGTTGGGACTCGGCCCGTCCGGCCCGCAGGTGATCGAGGGACTGCACGGCGTCCCCTTCGGCCGACCGTTGTCACGGATGCGGGAAACCGTCGAGATCGTGCGGCAGGCTGTCGCGGGTGAGAAAGTCTCCTACGCCGGGCGGGAGTTCCGGATCCCGCTGCCCGGTGGGGACGCCAAGCCCATGCGTCTGTCGATGCGCGCCGAGCACGACATCCCGGTCTACCTGGCGACCCTCTCGCCGAAGATGCTGCACCTGACCGGCGAAGTAGCCGACGGCTGGCTCGGCACCAGCTTCGTTCCCGAGGGCGCCAAGGAGGCCTACTTCGACCACCTGGACGCGGGCCTCACCGCCTCCGGCCGCTCACGCGCGGACTTCGACATCTGCCAGGGCGCCGAGGTGGCCTTCGCCGAGGACGAGGACGCGCTGCGGGCGATGGTGGCGGGCCGGAAGAAGGAACTGGCCTTCAGCCTGGGCGGCATGGGCTCCACGAGCACCAACTTCTACAACAACGCCTACAGCCGCCAGGGCTGGGCCGACGTGGCCGCCGAGGTCCGGATGCGCTGGCAGGCCGGCGACCGGGACGGCGCGGCAGACCTGGTCACCGACGAGATGGTGCTGGGCACCACGCTCATCGGCACCGAGGACATGGTGCGGGACCGGCTGCGGGTGTGGCGCGACGCCGGCGTCGACACCGTCCGCTTCTACCCCGCCGGGGAGACGCTGGACGCCCGGCTCACCACCCTGGGCCGGGCCCTCGACCTGGTCCGTGACATGGAGCGCGAGCCGGGCCGGTAA
- a CDS encoding winged helix-turn-helix transcriptional regulator, with protein MRRTSFANWPCSVARTMDMLGDWWTPLVLREAFYGIKRFDAFQRELGIARNTLTDRLRRLVDEGLMEKQAYQHEPVRYDYVLTEKGRDFFGVLAAMNTWGNRWLSGEQGPPVVFHHDRCGHESNAEVVCASCKEPMTADDTHPRLGPGYPQHLAERPDIRSRFTA; from the coding sequence ATGAGGCGGACCTCTTTCGCGAACTGGCCTTGTTCCGTCGCGCGCACCATGGACATGCTCGGGGACTGGTGGACGCCGCTGGTCCTGCGGGAGGCCTTCTACGGGATCAAGCGGTTCGACGCCTTCCAGCGGGAGCTCGGCATCGCTCGCAACACCTTGACGGACCGTCTGCGCCGCCTGGTCGATGAGGGCCTCATGGAGAAGCAGGCCTACCAGCACGAGCCGGTGCGCTACGACTACGTGCTCACGGAGAAGGGGCGCGACTTCTTCGGCGTGTTGGCTGCCATGAACACCTGGGGCAACCGCTGGCTCAGCGGCGAGCAGGGACCGCCGGTGGTCTTCCACCACGACCGCTGCGGCCACGAGAGCAACGCCGAGGTGGTGTGCGCCTCTTGCAAGGAACCGATGACGGCCGACGACACCCATCCTCGCCTCGGCCCCGGCTATCCCCAGCACCTCGCCGAGCGCCCGGACATCCGGAGTCGCTTTACCGCCTGA
- a CDS encoding LysR substrate-binding domain-containing protein, whose amino-acid sequence MLDLRQLRYFVVVAEEEHVGRAADRLHISQSPLSRQIAQLEKNLGLTLFERSQQRIRLTSDGRVFLSEATALLRHADRLENLGRRLGRGEEGGLCVGYVGDAMHTGLLPRALRALHSERPGIHVALYDLPAPQQFEGLRQRSLDIALVPEAPPETDPDLRSTLLLEDPLLLAMPSGHPLADGAEILPADLDAQPWIAIEDSQDPAWRDSFVASCAAAGFTPDMRLEAPESFTALGLVASGLGMAFVQKSVLRGRTQGITVRELPWFHGSVRLWAAWHRIDLRPIVASFRATVLDTGSEEQSAPDEAVAGDVPLPAVPGN is encoded by the coding sequence ATGCTTGACCTGCGTCAATTGCGCTATTTCGTGGTCGTCGCCGAGGAGGAGCACGTCGGCCGGGCGGCCGACCGCCTGCACATCTCACAGTCGCCGCTGAGCCGCCAGATCGCGCAGCTGGAGAAGAACCTGGGGCTGACGCTGTTCGAGCGCAGCCAGCAGCGCATCCGGCTCACCTCGGACGGCCGCGTGTTCCTGAGCGAGGCCACGGCCCTGCTGCGGCACGCGGACCGCCTGGAGAACCTGGGCCGGCGCCTCGGCCGGGGCGAGGAGGGCGGGCTGTGCGTGGGGTACGTGGGCGATGCCATGCACACCGGCCTGCTGCCCCGGGCCCTGCGCGCCCTGCACTCCGAGCGTCCCGGGATCCACGTGGCGCTCTACGACCTCCCCGCACCCCAGCAGTTCGAGGGACTGCGCCAACGCAGCCTGGACATCGCCCTGGTTCCGGAGGCGCCGCCGGAGACGGACCCCGACCTGCGCAGCACCCTCCTTCTCGAGGACCCGCTGCTGCTGGCCATGCCGAGTGGCCACCCCCTCGCCGACGGCGCTGAGATCCTGCCGGCGGATCTGGACGCGCAGCCGTGGATCGCCATCGAGGACAGTCAGGATCCCGCCTGGCGTGACAGCTTCGTCGCGTCCTGCGCGGCCGCGGGGTTCACGCCCGACATGCGGCTCGAGGCCCCGGAGTCCTTCACGGCGCTCGGTCTCGTCGCCTCCGGGCTCGGGATGGCGTTCGTCCAGAAGAGCGTGCTACGCGGTCGCACGCAGGGCATTACGGTGCGTGAACTCCCCTGGTTCCACGGGTCCGTGCGCTTGTGGGCGGCCTGGCATCGGATCGATCTCCGACCCATCGTCGCTTCCTTCCGCGCGACCGTCCTGGACACCGGGAGTGAGGAGCAGAGCGCACCGGACGAGGCGGTTGCCGGCGACGTCCCTCTTCCTGCAGTGCCGGGGAACTGA
- a CDS encoding aldo/keto reductase, whose amino-acid sequence MGIKSLLTGSLGFGTAPLGNMFRAIPDEEAAATVDAAWDHDIRYFDSAPFYGAGLSEIRLGDALAGRPRDEFVLSTKVGRVILNEVEDPASRDLGEKGGLFEHGRPNKMVNDYTADATRRSIEDSLERLKTDRLDIVWVHDVAQDFYGDEWLAAYESARTGAFRVLQELRDQGVIKAWGLGVNRVEPLELTLDLDEPKPDAFLLAGRYTLLDHGRALQRLLPDATEQGVDIVVGGPYSSGILAGGQHFEYQKAPAEIVAKVERIKALAAKHGVSIKAAALHSLAHPAVAAVIPGASRPSRIAEDVAALEETIPAAFWADLRDQELIATDASAPTA is encoded by the coding sequence ATGGGCATCAAGTCACTTCTGACCGGTTCCCTCGGCTTCGGCACCGCGCCGCTGGGCAATATGTTCCGTGCCATCCCCGACGAGGAGGCCGCCGCCACCGTCGACGCGGCCTGGGATCACGACATCCGCTACTTCGACAGCGCCCCCTTCTACGGGGCGGGGCTGTCGGAGATCCGTCTCGGTGACGCTCTGGCGGGCCGGCCCCGTGACGAGTTCGTCCTGAGCACCAAGGTCGGCCGCGTCATCCTCAATGAGGTGGAGGACCCTGCTTCCCGGGATCTGGGCGAGAAGGGCGGCCTGTTCGAGCACGGCCGTCCGAACAAGATGGTCAACGACTACACGGCGGACGCCACGAGGCGTTCCATCGAGGACAGTCTTGAGCGTCTGAAGACCGACCGCCTGGACATCGTGTGGGTGCACGACGTCGCCCAGGACTTCTACGGTGACGAGTGGCTGGCCGCGTACGAGTCCGCCCGCACCGGTGCTTTCCGCGTCCTGCAGGAGCTCCGTGACCAGGGTGTCATCAAGGCCTGGGGCCTCGGTGTCAACCGTGTGGAGCCTCTTGAACTGACGCTGGACCTGGACGAGCCCAAGCCGGACGCGTTCCTGCTGGCCGGCCGTTACACCCTCCTCGACCACGGCCGGGCCCTTCAGCGGCTGCTGCCGGATGCCACCGAGCAGGGTGTCGACATCGTCGTCGGTGGCCCCTACAGTTCCGGGATTCTCGCCGGTGGGCAGCACTTCGAGTACCAGAAGGCCCCGGCGGAGATCGTTGCCAAGGTCGAGCGGATCAAGGCACTCGCCGCCAAGCACGGCGTGAGCATCAAGGCCGCCGCACTCCACTCCCTGGCCCACCCCGCCGTCGCAGCCGTCATCCCCGGTGCCTCGCGGCCCAGCCGCATCGCCGAAGACGTCGCCGCACTGGAGGAGACCATCCCGGCCGCCTTCTGGGCAGACCTGCGGGACCAGGAGCTCATCGCCACCGACGCCTCCGCCCCTACCGCCTGA
- a CDS encoding SRPBCC family protein, producing the protein MATTTASLDIPQSPDRVWQLIGGFGSLPDWLPYIPASELSEGGRVRTLTNEDGGTIVERLQAFDQETRSYSYAIEQAPFPVTGYLSTLTVHAVPGRPDASRVEWSGSFTPVGVSDAEAEDLFHGIYTDGLAALLKTVSA; encoded by the coding sequence ATGGCCACCACCACCGCATCCCTCGACATCCCGCAGAGCCCCGACCGCGTCTGGCAACTGATCGGCGGCTTCGGATCCCTGCCCGACTGGCTCCCCTACATCCCCGCGAGCGAACTGAGCGAAGGCGGCCGCGTGCGGACGCTGACCAACGAGGACGGCGGCACCATCGTCGAACGCCTCCAGGCCTTCGACCAGGAGACGCGCAGCTACTCCTACGCCATCGAGCAGGCGCCGTTCCCGGTGACCGGCTACCTCTCCACCCTGACCGTGCATGCCGTGCCCGGCCGCCCCGACGCCTCGCGCGTCGAGTGGTCCGGCAGCTTCACCCCCGTCGGTGTCAGCGACGCCGAGGCCGAGGACCTCTTCCACGGCATCTACACCGACGGCCTCGCCGCGCTTCTGAAGACCGTGAGCGCCTGA
- a CDS encoding TetR/AcrR family transcriptional regulator: MRADARKNRDHLLAVAGTAITEQGVDVSLRDIARRADVGLATLLRHFPTREALLEALLRTSFDELTASAGELETSSSPEDALVSWLRDCVAWTTEYRGVTVLMAAAIEDTESALHASCVTLRAAGARLLTRAQAAGVARSDIDGADLFALIAMLAWLGDQPSLAPRADRLFEVVASAILTSAGSSQAKGERRPQTRI; encoded by the coding sequence ATGCGGGCCGACGCCAGGAAGAACCGCGACCACCTGCTCGCCGTAGCGGGCACCGCCATCACCGAGCAAGGTGTCGACGTGTCACTGCGCGACATCGCGCGCAGGGCGGATGTCGGACTCGCGACGCTGCTGCGGCACTTCCCGACGCGCGAGGCGCTGCTCGAAGCCCTGCTCCGCACGAGCTTCGACGAACTGACGGCAAGCGCAGGCGAGTTGGAGACGTCGAGCTCGCCCGAAGACGCGCTGGTTTCATGGCTGCGCGACTGCGTCGCGTGGACAACCGAGTACCGGGGCGTGACCGTGCTGATGGCAGCCGCCATCGAGGACACCGAATCCGCACTCCATGCTTCGTGCGTCACCCTGCGCGCAGCCGGTGCGCGGCTCCTCACCCGTGCCCAGGCCGCAGGCGTGGCGCGCAGCGATATCGACGGCGCCGACCTGTTCGCGCTGATTGCCATGCTCGCCTGGCTCGGCGATCAACCCTCGCTCGCGCCACGCGCCGATCGCCTCTTCGAGGTGGTCGCGAGCGCGATTCTGACCAGCGCGGGGAGCAGTCAGGCCAAGGGGGAACGCCGCCCTCAGACCCGTATCTGA
- a CDS encoding NADP-dependent oxidoreductase, producing MPTHTMGAARLHEHGGPEVLRYDDEVPIPEPGPGEVLVRVHAVGVNPPDWYLRGGLTRMPGETESTVSLPVIPGTDVSGVVEAVAADVDDLAVGDEVFGLLRFPSFDGSAYAEYVAAPASDLARKPAGIDHVRAAGAPMAGLTAWQFLIELGHDQPSPFQEAPHHPTALDAGTTVLINGAAGGVGHFALQLAKWKGARVIAVASGAHESFLRELGADQFIDYTKSRPEELVQGVDLVLDTVGGPDSRRFLRTLKRGGSQFPVFPGDFDEEETAELGVTVSTAQVRSNGRQLAELGRLLDAGTVRVAIDSTFALPEARAAHERAARGHIQGKIVLTVPQ from the coding sequence ATGCCGACACACACGATGGGGGCGGCCCGGCTCCATGAGCACGGCGGCCCTGAAGTTCTGCGTTACGACGACGAAGTGCCGATTCCCGAGCCCGGGCCGGGCGAGGTGCTCGTTCGCGTTCACGCGGTCGGCGTCAATCCTCCGGACTGGTATCTGCGCGGCGGGCTGACCAGGATGCCCGGGGAGACGGAATCGACGGTCAGCCTGCCCGTGATTCCGGGGACGGACGTGTCGGGCGTCGTCGAGGCCGTCGCCGCGGACGTGGACGACCTCGCCGTAGGCGATGAAGTCTTCGGCCTTCTGCGCTTTCCCAGCTTCGACGGCAGCGCATACGCCGAGTACGTGGCCGCGCCCGCGTCGGACCTCGCGCGCAAGCCGGCCGGCATCGACCACGTGCGCGCCGCCGGGGCGCCCATGGCCGGGCTCACCGCGTGGCAGTTCCTGATCGAGCTCGGACACGATCAGCCCTCGCCCTTCCAGGAGGCACCGCATCACCCGACGGCGCTCGACGCCGGCACGACAGTGCTCATCAATGGCGCCGCGGGCGGCGTGGGGCACTTCGCGCTACAGCTGGCGAAGTGGAAAGGCGCACGCGTCATCGCGGTGGCATCGGGCGCCCATGAATCGTTCCTGCGCGAGCTCGGCGCCGACCAGTTCATCGACTACACCAAGAGCCGTCCCGAGGAGCTGGTGCAGGGCGTCGACCTCGTTCTCGACACCGTCGGTGGCCCCGACAGCCGGCGCTTCCTGCGCACGCTCAAGCGCGGCGGCTCCCAATTCCCCGTGTTTCCGGGGGACTTCGACGAAGAAGAGACCGCGGAGCTGGGCGTCACTGTCTCGACCGCCCAGGTCCGCTCGAACGGCAGGCAGCTCGCTGAACTGGGGCGTCTGCTCGACGCGGGCACGGTCCGCGTCGCGATCGACAGCACGTTCGCGCTCCCGGAAGCCCGAGCAGCGCACGAACGCGCCGCCCGAGGGCACATCCAGGGCAAGATCGTACTCACGGTCCCTCAGTAA
- a CDS encoding SDR family oxidoreductase yields the protein MIVVTGATGNVGRPLTQALAEAGQQVIAVSRHAAAVPDGVRHVTADLGDPAGLEPVLAGAKALFLLLSGDLHAAGAGPADIIDQAAAGGVRRVVLLSTQGVATRPFGPTRIAMRAVEDALRESGLDWSILRPGGFASNALWWAESIRARRVVAAPFGDVGVPIIDPADIAETAAACLLDDRHTGGVYELTGPAVITPRRQAEAIAAALGSPVRFHDLTRDEAKAAMAQNMPTELAEDTLDILGSPSPAELRVSPDVQRVLGRAPRTFADWAARNIAAFR from the coding sequence ATGATCGTGGTGACCGGGGCTACCGGAAATGTGGGCCGGCCGTTGACGCAGGCGCTGGCCGAGGCGGGCCAGCAGGTGATCGCGGTGTCACGGCACGCGGCGGCCGTGCCGGACGGCGTCCGCCACGTGACGGCCGACCTGGGCGACCCGGCCGGCCTTGAGCCCGTGCTGGCCGGGGCGAAGGCGCTGTTCCTGCTGCTGTCCGGCGACCTGCACGCCGCCGGAGCCGGCCCGGCCGACATCATCGACCAAGCCGCGGCCGGCGGGGTTCGCCGGGTCGTCCTGCTCTCCACACAGGGCGTGGCGACCAGGCCCTTCGGCCCAACGCGGATCGCGATGCGCGCGGTGGAGGACGCGCTGCGGGAGTCCGGCCTGGACTGGTCCATCCTGCGGCCGGGCGGCTTCGCCTCCAACGCCCTGTGGTGGGCCGAGTCCATCCGCGCGCGGCGCGTCGTCGCCGCCCCCTTCGGCGACGTCGGGGTGCCGATCATCGACCCGGCGGACATCGCCGAGACCGCGGCGGCCTGCCTGCTGGATGACCGGCACACCGGCGGCGTGTACGAGCTGACCGGCCCGGCGGTGATCACGCCGCGCCGGCAGGCGGAGGCCATCGCCGCCGCGCTGGGCTCGCCCGTGCGGTTTCACGACCTCACCCGCGACGAGGCCAAGGCCGCGATGGCCCAGAACATGCCGACGGAACTCGCCGAGGACACCCTGGACATCCTCGGTTCCCCGAGCCCGGCCGAACTGCGTGTCAGCCCGGACGTCCAGCGGGTCCTCGGCCGCGCCCCGCGCACATTCGCCGACTGGGCCGCCCGCAATATCGCCGCTTTTCGCTGA
- a CDS encoding winged helix-turn-helix transcriptional regulator produces MAGGAQHTQGGAGQRYEVFHTDCLARDVVDHVTSRWGVWVLISLRSNDLRFYELRESIQGISEKMLAQTLRALVQDGLVWREVEPTTPPQVTYGLTEFGRDVGEPLTELFDRITRRLSPRDAG; encoded by the coding sequence GTGGCGGGAGGCGCGCAGCACACACAGGGCGGGGCGGGGCAGCGGTATGAGGTGTTTCACACCGACTGCCTCGCGCGCGATGTGGTCGACCACGTGACCAGCAGGTGGGGCGTCTGGGTGTTGATCTCCTTGCGGAGCAACGACCTTCGGTTCTACGAGCTGCGCGAGAGCATTCAGGGCATCAGCGAGAAGATGCTCGCCCAGACCTTGCGCGCGCTGGTCCAAGACGGCCTGGTCTGGCGGGAGGTCGAGCCGACGACGCCGCCTCAGGTCACCTACGGGCTGACCGAGTTCGGTCGGGATGTCGGCGAGCCGCTGACGGAGTTGTTCGACCGGATCACACGGCGGCTGTCGCCGCGCGACGCGGGATAG